In Ancylomarina subtilis, the genomic stretch TACATCAATGTTCAGATGACGTTTGATTCTTCGCCCTCCGGATTCCTCCATGCCTTTCCAGTTGTTGAAAGATTCTGAAACCAGGGCGTAGGTTGGAATTGTACTAATAGTTTTATCCCAATTTTGAACTTTTACAGTATTCAGACTTATATCGATAACGGTTCCATCTGCGTTTTTTGATGGCATGCTGATCCAGTCGCCAATGCTCACCATTTTATTTGCTGACAGTTGAATGGAAGCTACGAATCCTAAAATGGTATCCTTAAAAACCAAGATGAGAACAGCTGCAAAGGCACCCATTGTACCTAAAATATAAATAGGCGTTTTTCCAATAAGAATACCAATAATTGAGATACATCCCATGACATAGAAAAAAATCTTAATGATTTGAATATAGCCTTTTATGGGACGGGTTTTACTTACCGGAAGTGTGTTGTAAATATCATTTGTTGCGCTAAAAAATGAATCGATGAGCATCACGGTTATGATAATCATATAGATCTGAGTGGCATGCTGAATAAACAGCCCTGTTGGCTCATGTGAAATCATCCCAGCACTGATGTTAATAATAATAGCGGGTGCAAAATGAGAGATTTTATTAAAAACCTTTCTTTCCAAAAGAATATCATCCCAGTGGGTTTTGGTTTTTCGAACCAACTTGGTAATAATTGTAATTAAAACTTTTCTTGAAATGACATCGGAGAGCCAAGCCAGAATTAAAACTATAACAACAGCAATGGTGGATTGAAGTATAACAGCATAATTCTCTGCAATACCGTGGTTGATTAACCAATCTTTTAGGTGGATTCCTAGTAATTCTTTCATGTTTATCGGTCTAAAAACGAGTTGTTTTGATCAGATCAATGATAAAACGGATTAATTTGTAATATAAAAACAAATATATCCAATCAGCTTATTATAATGAAACATATGGGAGATTAGTTCGAAGCTCGATGAATTTGTCTTTTAAAATAATCTACAAGGAGCTGAAAAAGATCATTTATTTAGCCCGATGATTCGCTTATCTTTATACCAACCTTAAATATACAACTATGATACGATTATTAAGACTAACATGCCTGTTGCTGATTTTTGCAACTAAACTGAGTTTTGCCTCGGTTGATTTTGATACTTACTTTGAAAACAAAACCTTGCGGGTTGATTATTTATTGGGAGGTAATGCCAATGAACAAACGGTTTTTTTACAGCAAATAAAAAAGGAATCGTTTTGGGGAGGTACAACAAAGAACCTTGTTGATAGCTTTAATTATGGCAATTTTCGTTTTAAATTGATTGACAAAGCTTCAGAAACTTTAATTTATTCCAGAGGATTTGGATCCTTGTTTCAGGAGTGGCAAGCTACGCCGGAAGCTAAAACGCTGAACCGATCCTATTATCAGGTTAATGTGATGCCATTTCCAAAGCATAAAGCCCAATTTGTCATTGATTATAGAAACAGAGATGGTGTTTATGTCAAGTTGTTTGAGTACGAAATTGATCCTGAAAATTATTTTATTCTTGAAGAAAAGGCCATGGATGTCAATTCCAGTAAGCTGATGGGGAAAGGTAAAGCAAGTGAAAGCATTGATATCGCTTTTATTGCCGAAGGTTATACTCAGGAAGAAATGGGTAAATTTCGAGCTGATGTTGAACGAATTGCAGGTTATGTTTTAAATGTAGAACCGTTTAAATCTTATGCTGATCGATTTAATATTTACGCTTTGGAATCTGTTTCTGAAGATTCGGGACCAGATATACCAGGGCAGCACATTTATAAGAATACTGTTCTTAATTCAACGTTTTACACATTTGATTCTGAGCGTTATCTAACGACTTCAGATTTAAAAACGATGCACGATATTGCTGCCAATGTACCTTATGATCATATTTTCGTATTGATAAATACAGATAAATATGGAGGAGCAGGGATCTACAATTATTACACCTCTTGTGCATCAGATCACAAACTGTCGAGAGAAGTTGCCAGTCATGAGTTTGGCCATGGTTTTGTGGGTTTAGCAGATGAATATTATAATGATAGCGTATCGGTTGAAGATTTTTATAATCTGAAAGTTGAGCCTTGGGAACCTAATATCACAACCCTTGTCGATTTTGATCGTAAATGGAAATCGATGTTTGAGAAGGGAATCGTGACACCCACTCCGAGAACGGAAGAGTATGAAGGAAAGGTTGGGCTTTTCGAAGGTGGTGGCTATATGAGTAAAGGCATGTTTTCACCAGTTATGGATTGCAAAATGAAAACAAACAATAAAGACGAATTTTGCCCTGTTTGCCAAAAGGCATGCGAAAGAATGATTCGCTTTACAATTGGGGAATAAACGTTTTCTCAAATATAAAAAAAATGCACTCATTAAGATGAGTGCATTTTTTTTTACAAAGAATAAATACTTTTGGCTATTCTTTATCTTTCTTAGCGAGGCTGTAGAATGTTAGTAAAGCCAGACCTCCAAATAAGAAGATCATAGAGAAATACGAAACTTCTTCGCTCATTCGGGTATATTCTTCAAGAATATTTCCAACTAAAATACCAATAGCTAAACCAATAGCCAGGATTCCATATTTTAAACTCTCCAGAGTTCTATCTTTGGTTGCACTTACCAAAAGTTCAGCGCTAAGCCCTTTTTCAATTAAGGCTTTTCTTTCACGATGACGGTGAACAAGAAAAATGATCAAAGGAATTGTTCCAAATACGATTGCGGGTACAATAATTTCTTCCATACTATAAGTTTTATTGAATGATTAATAATTTTAAATTGATAGCGAAAACTTTATTTTTTTTGCTTTCAACTTTATGACGCCATGTCTGAAGAAAGGGTTACAATAAAAATGAAGTATTTTATTTTGAAAGAATATCTGGTTGTAAATCATTATCTTGCATTTTGTATGTGATGTTTGTTTCATTTTATTTGTAACCAATATGAGATTGGTGCGTCTAATTATTAGTAGTTCGAAACAAATGCAACATTAAAAGTCTTTATGTAGTCTATTGTATAGTGAAGTAGAAATGTGGGAAGAAAAACGTTTCTGAACGAGTTTGTTAATCCAGTTTCTTAAGATTAGAACATGAAATCGAACAAGGATAGCTATTATATACAAAAAATAAAAAATGGTGATGTAGGTGCATATGCCTATTTGGTAGACCGTCATAAAAAGATGGCTTTTAATATTGCTATGCAAATTATAGGGAACAGGGAAGATGCAGAAGAAATAACTCAGGATTCCTTTTTAAAAGCCTATCAGGCTTTAGATTCATATAAGGGAGAGTCAAAATTTTCGACATGGCTTTATCGTATTATATACAATGCATCTATTTCGAAGATGCGAAAAAAAAAATTAGATCAGGTTTCAATTGATGATGATTATACGGCATCGGTAAATGTAAAAACGACGCAATCGGCATTACAGGATTTAACAAATGAGGAGCAGAAACTCTATATTAATAGGGCTCTTAATAAGATGAATGGTGATGAAAAGATAATCATTAGTCTCTTTTATTTGGAAGAGAATTCAATTGATGAGGTTAGTGAAGTAACCGGATTGAGCGTAGCAAACGTCAAAGTTAAATTACATCGATCCCGTAAGAAATTATACGGTATCTTAGAGCAGTTTTTACAGAAGGAGTTAAAGACTATTCTTTAATTGAAGATATCAGAGTACTAAAAATAAACTTGCTTTTTCTAATTGATCAAAACTTAGAACAGATGCAAAAAGAAGATATTTATAAAGACGAATTTATTAAGAAGTTGTTGAGTGATGTTGAGCTTGAAGAGCCGTCTACTGATTTCACAAAGAATGTGATGGATGACGTCATGCAGGATTGGCTCGAAAATTCTGTGAGCGTTAAGAAGAGAATGCCCCTAAAGCGTTTGTTCATACTAATTGCGATTGTTTTATTGGCTGTTGTGATCTTATTAGGGACTGATGTACACAGTATTGTAGCATCTTGGGATCATCCTTTTATTCAGCAGCTCAACGCAATTTTAATAGAGCCGATACACAATTTATTGATGGTGGCATTTAATCGTATTGTGAGTTTACCTCCTATTGTTTATATAATTATGATTGCAGGTTTGTCATTAATTGTATTTGACAATTTGGTGAAAAAAATGTTGCACCAATCCTGATTTTTTAATTAGAAGTGCAAAAAAAATGCTGTGGGTTCATCCAACAGCATTTTTTTATGAGTTATATCCTAGAAAGGAAGATCATCTTCTTCTGGTGCTGGAGGCATATCAGCAGCATTGAATTCAGGCATTTCAGCTGAAGCTGCAGCTTGCATCTTTTCAATTCTCCAGGCTTCAAGATTCGAAAAGTAGTTTACTTTTCCATCTTTTTCCCATTTTCTACCTCTGATGTTGAAAGAAACTTTAATGTTTTCGTTAACAGAAACTGTTTCTAATAAATCACAACGATCTTGAGTTAATTGAAACTTGATGAAATCATTCCATTCTGAATTTCTTTCATTTTCAACCTCAATTACAAATTCTCTTTTCTTAAAACGATCGCTTATTTGTTGTGTATCCTCCTTAAGGATAACCTTGCCGTTAATTTCGAAGTTCATATAAATATCTTTTGCATAGTAAGCAATGTACTTACTGTAGTTTGTTTATTATTTTGGGGTAGAATTATTCTCTGATGATTACGATTTTCTCGATTTTATCACCCATTCTAATTTGATCGATCACCTCAAGACCTTCGAAAACTTTTCCGAAACAAGTGTGCTGACGGTCTAGGTGAGATGTGTTCTCACGACTGTGGCAAATGAAGAATTGAGATCCACCTGTGTTTCTACCAGCATGCGCCATTGAAAGAACACCTCTGTCGTGATATTGGTTATCACCAGTCAATTCACATTTGATTGTATGACCAGGTCCACCAGCACCAGTTCCGTCAGGACATCCGCCTTGGATTACGAAATTCGGAATCACACGGTGAAAAGTTAATCCATCGTAAAATCCTTTTTCGGAAAGATTAACAAAATTTTGAACTGTAGTTGGTGCATCTTTTTCGAAGAATTCCACCTTCATTAAACCTTTCTCGGTATGAATTTCTGCTTGTAACATATCTCTGATTTTTATTGATTTTAACTACTAAAACTGAAGATTGAAAGTACTCATTTTCTTTCAAATAGTCTTTGCCAGATCCAAATTAATTCAAATTGAAAGTGTTCTCTACACTTTGATTATGAGTCTGTTTAAGTGTAAATGCTTAGCAAATAAGAACTTGTCATTTTGATGAGCTATTGTTATTAATCTTGCTCTGTACTTTCTATCAGCCTACAAAGCTAAGAAAAGAATTGTACTCGCAAAAGGAAAAAAAATCCCTTTCCGATATAAATCGAAAAGGGAATATTTTAATAAAGATCCGTTGATACAGATTCTTTAAGGTCTTATCGTTTCTTAAATATTATTTTTTTGCAGGAGCTTCTTCCTTAACAATATCAAGAAGTTCAACTTCAAAAATAAGAGTAGAGTTTGGTCCGATATTAGCACCTGCTCCACGAGCACCATATGCTAAGTCTGAAGGAATATAAAGTTCCCACTTAGAACCAACAGACATCAATTGTAAAGCTTCAGTCCATCCTTTAATAACACGAGTTGGTAAGAAAGTAACTGGCTTACCGCCTTTGTATGAAGAGTCAAACTCTTTACCATCAATAGTTGTTCCACGGTAGTGAACTTTTACTTTCTGATCTTTAGTTGGGATAGCACCTTTACCTTCAGTTAGAACTTTGTATTGAAGTCCGCTTTCAGTTGTTACAACACCTTCTTTTGCTTTGTTTTCCTCAAGAAATTTTTCACCAGCAACTTTGTTTTTCTCAGCTGCTTTGGTCTTAAGTTCTTTGATAAATTTGTTAATAATGGCACCACCAGCACGAGGTTCGATTCTTAAATCTTCTTGAGCTAATGCAGCATTTAAACCTGCTAAAAGAGCATCCTGATTGATCTCTTCAAGGCTGTTTTGCAATAAGTTTCCACCGAAACTGGCACCAATGCTATAGCTTACAGAATCAACCGTTGTGTTCAAAGCCATATTAGTGTCTACTTTTTTATCGCAAGAGCTAAATGCGAATACGCCTAGTCCTAATGCTAGAGTTAATGCTTTTAATTTCATTGTTTTTAATGTTTAGTTTATCTGTAATTAATTATACAATTTCTAATAACTCTACGTCAAAGATAAGAGTGGTGTGTGGGCCGATTAAGTTACCCGCTCCTTGTGCGCCATAAGCAAGGTTTGAAGGAACAAATAGTTTCCATTTCGATCCTAAAGGCATTAACTGAAGTGCTTCAACCCATCCAGCGATTACACCGTTTACTGGGAATACTGCAGGTTCACCACGATTTACAGAGCTATCAAATACAGTTCCGTTAATCAATGTTCCATGGTAGTGACATTTTACGCTATCAGTTGCTTTAGGAATCTCGCCATTACCTTCGGTGATGATTTGGTACTGAAGACCGCTTTCTAGTTCAATTACACCTTCATTTTTCTTATTCTCTTCAAGAAATTTCTTCCCTTCACCAATAGCCTGACCAGCTTGCTCTTCTTGCATTTTAGTGAAAAATTCCTGTAGAATTCCGTTTGCTTCTTCAGGAGATACTTCTGGCATTTTTCCGTTAAATGCTGCATCAAGAGCTTCAACAAATGGCTCAGTGCTTAATGTTTTAACACCTGAAGTAATTAAGTTGCTTGCAATGCTTAAACCAAGGCAATAGCTTACCTTATCTTGTTCTTCTGTATATTTCATCTATTCAAAATTATTCGTCTCAAAAAAGAGTTTAAAATATCAAATTGCAGATTCTAAAACACTTGCAATTGAAATTAATCCTCATTTGGTTTGAGAAATAGTTATTATATTGTTTTTCAGTTAATTATGTTGTTTGAAAAAAACAAAGCCCTAAGTTAATAGTTTTCGATAAGAATGCTAGGAAAGGGGGCGTTTTTTAAGATTTTTTTAAATTTATTGGCTCTCATCTTCGAAATTGAAACCCTCAATTTTTGATGCTCTGAGAATATGATGTTTGCCTGGAGGACCTGCTAGTCTTTTGACTTCAAAACCAGATGCCCGAAGGGCTCTTTTCACAATCCCTTTTGAGCAATAAGTAACTAGACTAGCATCGGTATTGGAACAATTATATATTTTTTTGAAGATATTTTCATGCCATAGCTCAGGCTGAATATCGGGAGCAAAGGCATCAAAATAAATCAGATCATATTTATCTTCCAAAGTAATCTTTTTTAAGTCTCCCTCTATTTTTTTTAGGTTGAAATAGTCAGATATCTGATACGTTTGATTCCATTTAACCTGATGTAATTTGTTAAATAAATCGGTGTTTTTAAAATCAATTTGTTGGGGATAATTCAGGACTTTGAGTTGATCTTCCTCAACGGGGTAGCGTTCTATGCTGTGATATTCAATCAACCTTTTATGAGTCTCAGCTTCAACAAGACTTAGGTAGGCATTGAGACCGGTTCCAAAGCCAATTTCTAAAATACGAATCGGGTTTTTATCAGAAAATCGCAAACCTGCATTTATGTAAACATGTATGGCTTCCTGAATAGCACCATGTGTTGAATGATAATGTTCGTTCAATTCTGGAATAAATATGGTGTGTGAACCATCTTCGGTTAATTTTATTTCTCTTTTCAGCATGGTGGCAATTAATAATGCATAGTACTATGATTCTCTTTTACTGGTCTGATTTTTTTCAGGTTTAATTGGTGAAATGATAACAGCTTGTTGTCGTAATCGACTTGGTAACAAGCTAATCCATTTCTTCTGAAAGGGTAATTCCTGATCATTATCCGGATGACGAAGCAACACGATAATAAACCCAAAAAACAAGAAACTGCCTTTGAGTATACTCGACAGGGTAAGGCCCCACCAAACTGCTGTGACAGGTACAAATTCGTGCTTAAGATACTCTTGAAAAAGTGGTAGGATTTCAACAAGACTATAGGCAAAAATAAATGCAAATGGGATACGTAATATATTTCCGCTTATCCCAATAATGGCTGGAGGCATGGCTTTACCAATGCCATTAAAAGCCCCTGTTGCTGTAATTTCAACGCACATGAAAATTTGTGAATAGCTGAGGATGATTAAATAAACAACACCCATTTTTAAAACAGCAGGTTCGTTTCCTTTTATAAAAAGGCTGAAGACTTCGGCTCCAAAAAAATAAAATAAAGCAGTACTGATTAAGCCTAAAAATGAAGCAATACCTAAAGTGATAAAAAAACCTTTTTGGATTCTGTCCCAACGTTTGGCTCCAAAGTTTTGCCCCGTAAAAGTTCCCAGTGCTGACGAAAAGCCTAAGGCTGTCATCCAGGAAAGAGCTTCAACCTGAGAGCCTATGGATTGTACGGATAAGGGCATACTGTTTCCTTGTGCAATATTATTCATGACTCGTGCAAGAACGATGGCTAATAAGGCAAAACATGCGGATTGTAAAGCAACTGGTCCTCCTATTTTAACGATTGGTGTTAAGAACTGCTTTTGTAATTTGCCTAAATAGTGTTTGGTTGAAAGTGGTTGATATTTTCCTTTTAATAAGAAAATAAATATCCCGAATACCAAAAGCTGAGAACTAACAGTTGCAATTGCTGCTCCTTCAGCACCCATAGCAGGAATAGGTCCCCATCCGAAAATCAGGATTGGATCGATAATCATATTAATAATCAGACCTACAGCATTTACGAAGAAAGGAATTTTTGTTTTGCCTGTTCCATTATAAATAGCTGACAATGTAATGTTAGAATAAGTGAAAGGCATGCCAAGCGCTACAATTCTTAAATATGTAAATGCGGTTTGGTTTACAAAATCACTCTCAATCTGAAACAGACTTATAATTGATCCCGTAAATAACCATACAAGTATCGCAAAACCAATAGAAAGAACTAATGAAAGACCCAAAGCATTTCGAGTGAAGGCTGTGGCTTCATCCATATTCTTGCGTCCTATAGATTGTGAAATGCAAACTTCGGCACCAATTTTAGGAATATACATTAGGGAAGATCCCAGCCATACGAGATAACCAGCCATTCCCACAGCTCCAACAGTTTCGCTCCCTACATTCCCCAACCAGGCCATATCGATCATATTGTAGGCCATTTGTACGAAAGAAGTTGCTATAATAGGAATAGCAAGTTTGAGTATCTGAGAGAATATATTTCCTGAAGTAAGATCTTTTATCCGTGACACAAATTTGACTTTAAGCTGATTAAAATATGAACGAAAGCTTTTTACGTTTGTCTTTGTATAAAAGCTTGTGAAAATAATGTCATGCAAAATTAAGAAATACAAGTAATAATATTGAAAATAGCTCGATTAATTCAGATCTTGTAGCCATTATGAGTGAAGAAATAATCAGGAAAATAATTCATATTGATATGGATGCTTTTTTTGCTTCGGTTGAGCAGAAAGATAATCCTGAACTTAAGGGTAAAGCGGTGGCTGTAGGCGGAGGTGGAGACAGAGGTGTTGTTGCAGCGGCTAGCTATGAAGCGAGAAAATTTGGGGTGCGATCGGCTTTGCCATCTAAAACCGCATTGAAACGCTGCCCACACCTTATTTTTGTGAAGCCTCGCCATTCGAGATACAAGGAGGTTTCGAATCAGATTATGGCTATTTTTCATGAGTTCACCGATTTGGTTGAACCCCTTTCGATTGATGAGGCTTTTCTCGATGTTAGTCAAAATAAGAAAGGTTTACCTTCTGCAACTGCAATAGCTGAAGAAATAAAGCGAAGAATAAAAGAGGAAACAGGTTTGACGGCTTCGGCAGGTATTTCGGTGAATAAGTTTTTGGCTAAAATAGCATCTGATTACCAAAAACCAGATGGCTTATTTGTGATTAAACCCAAAATGGTAGCGTCGTTTATTGAGAAATTGAGCATTGAGAAGTTTTATGGTGTCGGGAAGGTGACGACAGAAAAGATGCATCAGATTGGCATTTTTCATGGGAAAGATTTAAAGAAACGTTCATTATTGGAACTGACCCGTTTGTTTGGAAAGAATGGAGCTTACTACTATAATATTGCCCGTGGAATTGACGATAGAGAGGTAAATCCGAATCGGATCAGGAAATCGGTAAGTACTGAAAATACCTTTCACGATGATATTAGAAGTAAAGAGGAACTTAAAAAAAGGCTGGAAGAGGCCACTTTGGATCTTCATAAACGCTTAAAGAGGACTAAATTTAAAGGCCGAACAATTAGTTTGAAAATCAAGTATAGTAATTTCGAACAAATAACCCGCTCTCGTACAGTTTTGCATGAGATAACGGAATATCGTGAAATTTTAGACCTGTCGAATAAGTTGCTCAATCAGCTCGAGTTGACAGATAGTGTGCGTTTGCTTGGCATCGGGATTTCCAATCAAATGAAACCTAACGAAGTGATCCAATTAACCTTCGATTTTTAGTTTAATGAATGCTGAATTCATATCATTCATTCAGAATGATTTTTCTATTTTTGCATCTCATTAAAAGATTTAAGGATGTTAAAACACCTAAGTTATTTGTTGTGGGCAACTTGCTTAATTTTTGTAGTTGCCTGCTCACCTCAATCTCAGCAAGAAGCCGGGGTTTTTGATACCAATTTTAGTATAGATTCTTGTTTGGATCAGCAAGCTTCGCAGGATACGGCCTTCATTAATTTGATCAGTTTGTATAAAACCGGGATTGATTCTCAGATGAATCAAATCGTATCGGTAAGTTCTGAAGCATTAATGTCGGGTAAGCCAGAGTCTTTATTGAGCAACTATATTGCTGATGCAATGCTTGAAATCGGCAATCAGTATTGCCTTGAAAATCATCTTAGTCATGGTGTCGATTTATCGATTATTAATAATGGTGGTTTGCGAACCAGCCTTCCCAAAGGAACAATAACTACAGGAAAGATGTTTGAACTTTTGCCATTTGAAAACAAACTTGTGATCATTGGTATGAAGGGGGCTGATTTGAAAAATGTTTTGAGATATTTGGCTGCTAAAAAAGGTGAAGGGGTTTCAGGAATAAAGATGGGAATAAAAGACGGGAAAGCTGTCGATGTTAAAATTGGTAGCGAAAAACTGGATTTAAATAAGATTTACCATATCATTAGTATCGACTACCTGGTAAATGGAGGAGATGGAATGAATTCTTTTGATAAACGAGAGAATTTTCGTCATATGCACATGAAATTACGTGAAGCGATTATAGCACATGCCAAGACTTTGTACCAGTCAGGAACTGGAATTAAGTCTGAATTAGATGGGAGGATTTACTATGAGCAATAGAAGAGATTTTTTTAAGAAGTTGGGAATGGGAGGCCTTTTTTTAGGTTTAGGTGGCTATTCATTCAGCTCCAAAGCAGCCAAGAACAAGCTGACGAAAATAACATTGCTACACACGAATGATATGCATTCTCATATCGATCCTTTTCCGGAATCAGATCCGAAGCATCCTGGCTTGGGTGGTTTTGCTCGAATTAATGCCCTGGTTAAAAGAATAAGACGAGAAGAAGAGCACACCTTATTGCTTGATTGTGGTGATATATATCAAGGGACACCTTATTTCAATTTTTTTAAAGGTGAAGCTGAGTTGAAGCTGATGTCAAAGATGGGCTATGATGCAGGTACAATCGGGAATCATGAATTTGATAATGGTCTTGTTGGGATTTCATCTCAGATGAATCATATGAATTTCCCATTTATCAACTCAAATTACGATTTTACGGGAACAGTCTTAGAAGGAAAGATAAATCCGTACAAAATTTTCTTCAAAGACAACATCAAGATTGGTATCTTTGGTTTAGGTGTTGAGTTGGAAGGACTGGTTGCAAGTAAAAATTGTGAGGGGGTTGAATATATTGATCCAATTTATATGGCAGAGAAAATGGTTGCCCTTTTGAAGGATAATGAGAAGTGTGACCTTATTATTTGTTTGTCTCACTTAGGCTATAGCAGCGATACTGATGACATGTGTGATATAAAGTTGGCGAAAAGCACGTCGGGTATTGATGTCATTTTAGGAGGCCATTCGCACACCTTGTTGGAAACTGCAACTCGTGTTCGTAATTTAGATGACAAAGAAGTCGTTATCAATCAGGTTGGATGGGCTGGTATTGCTCTTGGCCGAATTGATTTTTATATCGATAAGGAAGAGGGCATTAAGCTTGCAAGTTCAAGTTTACATTCCATTGATAAAAGATTGGAAGCCTAATGTTTGTATGCGATTCTGATTCGGAATCAAAATTTAAAGTAAATGAAGAACGTCTTTAAGAAGCTGGATAAGTCCAATTTACCTTATGTAGAAGGTGTGCTTTCAATTGTAGCTAATATTTTATTATTTGCACTTAAATATTGGGCCGGAATCGTTACGGGATCTATTGCTATTATGGCTGATGCCTGGCATACGTTGTCTGATAGTTTGAGCTCGGTTATAGTGTTACTGGGTGCAAAATTCTCCAAAAAACCTGCCGATAAAGAGCATCCATTTGGACATGGTCGTGCCGATTTAATTGCAGCTTTTGTCATTGGAATTATGCTGATGCTTGTGGCTTTTGATTTTATTCTGCAATCCTACGATACGCTTAAAAATGGAGAAGGTTCCATGTTTGGCCCTTTGGCTATTTATGTGATGATTGCCTCTGTGATTTTAAAAGAATTGCTGGCTCAGTTTGCTTTCTGGGGGGCACGAAAATCTGAATCGAAGGTATTAAAAGCCGATGCATGGCATCATAGGAGTGATGCGATTTCTTCATTAATTATTTTGATTGGTATCTTTTTGGGTAAGTATTTTTGGTGGCTCGATGGTGCTTTAGGACTTGTTGTTGCTTTATTGATTGGTTACGCAGCCTACGAAATTATTCGCGATTCCATTTACACGCTTTTAGGTGAGAGCCCTTCGGCGGAAATTATCGAAAAGCTAAAACGAACTTGTGAGCGTTGTTATCCTGAAAATTTACATCCGCATCATTTCCATGTTCATTCTTATGGCGATCATAATGAAATTACCTTTCATATTTGTTTGCCTCCTGAAATGTCAATTCGAGAGGCTCATGAAATTGTCGATCATATCGAAAATGAAATCACTAAGGAATATGCTTATTCAGCAACACTTCATATTGATCCTCTTGATGAGGTTGAAACTGAAGGTTTTGATATTGATTAGTTTTCTTAAGTTTTGATGACTTTATTTTCCCGGGCAAAGAAAACGGCAATTATTGCACCGCCAATAACGCACACAGCCCCAATCATTGAAATTGGATCTAAATTTTCAGTCTTGATCCAATTCACTTGAAGACCGGAAAGCACTGCCATTGTGATGAGGGTGATGATGGGATTCAAAGTGACAATGATACTAACTTTGTAGGCCTCGGTATATTTAAAGGCAAAAGCTAAAGAACCATAGGCAACAAGCGTATTTACCCCAAGGAAAATGACGATCAACCAAATGGGGAGGCTTAAATCTGCGAAAGCAGGAAAA encodes the following:
- a CDS encoding cation diffusion facilitator family transporter; its protein translation is MKNVFKKLDKSNLPYVEGVLSIVANILLFALKYWAGIVTGSIAIMADAWHTLSDSLSSVIVLLGAKFSKKPADKEHPFGHGRADLIAAFVIGIMLMLVAFDFILQSYDTLKNGEGSMFGPLAIYVMIASVILKELLAQFAFWGARKSESKVLKADAWHHRSDAISSLIILIGIFLGKYFWWLDGALGLVVALLIGYAAYEIIRDSIYTLLGESPSAEIIEKLKRTCERCYPENLHPHHFHVHSYGDHNEITFHICLPPEMSIREAHEIVDHIENEITKEYAYSATLHIDPLDEVETEGFDID
- a CDS encoding bifunctional metallophosphatase/5'-nucleotidase, with the protein product MSNRRDFFKKLGMGGLFLGLGGYSFSSKAAKNKLTKITLLHTNDMHSHIDPFPESDPKHPGLGGFARINALVKRIRREEEHTLLLDCGDIYQGTPYFNFFKGEAELKLMSKMGYDAGTIGNHEFDNGLVGISSQMNHMNFPFINSNYDFTGTVLEGKINPYKIFFKDNIKIGIFGLGVELEGLVASKNCEGVEYIDPIYMAEKMVALLKDNEKCDLIICLSHLGYSSDTDDMCDIKLAKSTSGIDVILGGHSHTLLETATRVRNLDDKEVVINQVGWAGIALGRIDFYIDKEEGIKLASSSLHSIDKRLEA
- the dinB gene encoding DNA polymerase IV, which gives rise to MSEEIIRKIIHIDMDAFFASVEQKDNPELKGKAVAVGGGGDRGVVAAASYEARKFGVRSALPSKTALKRCPHLIFVKPRHSRYKEVSNQIMAIFHEFTDLVEPLSIDEAFLDVSQNKKGLPSATAIAEEIKRRIKEETGLTASAGISVNKFLAKIASDYQKPDGLFVIKPKMVASFIEKLSIEKFYGVGKVTTEKMHQIGIFHGKDLKKRSLLELTRLFGKNGAYYYNIARGIDDREVNPNRIRKSVSTENTFHDDIRSKEELKKRLEEATLDLHKRLKRTKFKGRTISLKIKYSNFEQITRSRTVLHEITEYREILDLSNKLLNQLELTDSVRLLGIGISNQMKPNEVIQLTFDF
- a CDS encoding 5'-nucleotidase C-terminal domain-containing protein — its product is MLKHLSYLLWATCLIFVVACSPQSQQEAGVFDTNFSIDSCLDQQASQDTAFINLISLYKTGIDSQMNQIVSVSSEALMSGKPESLLSNYIADAMLEIGNQYCLENHLSHGVDLSIINNGGLRTSLPKGTITTGKMFELLPFENKLVIIGMKGADLKNVLRYLAAKKGEGVSGIKMGIKDGKAVDVKIGSEKLDLNKIYHIISIDYLVNGGDGMNSFDKRENFRHMHMKLREAIIAHAKTLYQSGTGIKSELDGRIYYEQ
- the mnmD gene encoding tRNA (5-methylaminomethyl-2-thiouridine)(34)-methyltransferase MnmD, with protein sequence MLKREIKLTEDGSHTIFIPELNEHYHSTHGAIQEAIHVYINAGLRFSDKNPIRILEIGFGTGLNAYLSLVEAETHKRLIEYHSIERYPVEEDQLKVLNYPQQIDFKNTDLFNKLHQVKWNQTYQISDYFNLKKIEGDLKKITLEDKYDLIYFDAFAPDIQPELWHENIFKKIYNCSNTDASLVTYCSKGIVKRALRASGFEVKRLAGPPGKHHILRASKIEGFNFEDESQ
- a CDS encoding MATE family efflux transporter; this encodes MSRIKDLTSGNIFSQILKLAIPIIATSFVQMAYNMIDMAWLGNVGSETVGAVGMAGYLVWLGSSLMYIPKIGAEVCISQSIGRKNMDEATAFTRNALGLSLVLSIGFAILVWLFTGSIISLFQIESDFVNQTAFTYLRIVALGMPFTYSNITLSAIYNGTGKTKIPFFVNAVGLIINMIIDPILIFGWGPIPAMGAEGAAIATVSSQLLVFGIFIFLLKGKYQPLSTKHYLGKLQKQFLTPIVKIGGPVALQSACFALLAIVLARVMNNIAQGNSMPLSVQSIGSQVEALSWMTALGFSSALGTFTGQNFGAKRWDRIQKGFFITLGIASFLGLISTALFYFFGAEVFSLFIKGNEPAVLKMGVVYLIILSYSQIFMCVEITATGAFNGIGKAMPPAIIGISGNILRIPFAFIFAYSLVEILPLFQEYLKHEFVPVTAVWWGLTLSSILKGSFLFFGFIIVLLRHPDNDQELPFQKKWISLLPSRLRQQAVIISPIKPEKNQTSKRES